Below is a window of Malania oleifera isolate guangnan ecotype guangnan chromosome 1, ASM2987363v1, whole genome shotgun sequence DNA.
tatttatttttaaaattactcatATACCCTTCTTTCTAATATTTAATTATGATGATTCTGTgaatattgaaggatattttcaaaatactaggACCAAAGTACAGATTTAAAACTGCCTGGTGTTCTTTTAATAAATAGCATGTGTATACATATTTACATACGTAAGTATGTTTTTGTTAAAGTGAAATGACCAGGGAATATACAAGCTAATTCCAAAAAAGGAAGGAGCTATCCAGCCCATTCTGGTATTGTGCCAGATGTTATAAAGTTAACGACTATTGCTAAACAATGACAGAGAAAATAAATGAAGAGGCTCATTTTCTACCTATGATGGAATATCTGCGCGACAAATCCAAGATTCAAATTTGTTGAGCCTTCAACAATATCTTTCGGagttaaatatcttttgcaattCATTCTCTCTGCATGCTCAAGTACAAGTTTAGCCCTTTCAGCAGCATCTTTGGTATCCAATGTAGATGGACTGCAGTGTTCTGGCGCAAGAACATTAAGCAAGTAAGCATAAGCCTCTCCATCCTACACAGTAAGCAGACAACATCATTACGAAATACAGACAAAATGGATTTTAAAATACAACAGGAGCTTAATGTAACATCAAGAAAGAACAACTAGGCAGCTATGATCTATCAAGCACCAACACTTCAACAAAGGGGAAATGACAGTATCCAATATTTGCCGATGATAAACATGTCATGCAAATGAATCAACGTAACATCATGAAATGAAAACTAAACAGCCCCAATATCTTGAGCACCAACAATTCAACAAGGTGGAAGCACCGGTGTTGAATACgtttttaaaagaaatatattGTCTATATTAAGCAAACTTGTAACTTGCATCAATCACATAACCGGAAAAATCTTGAATCAATCAATGAAGAGCCTAAAAATCACATGGACCAAATTTTACCAATGCAAATTAATGCTGCTTAAGTTTTTGAGGACCATATTTGGATTAAAATGTGTTATTAACATGCCCTGTACAAAATGTACATATTTTTTAGCCATGTCCTTGTTTAGCGTCTTGAATTTTTTAAGATTTGATGTGTTGACGTGTCCAACACAATGTCAGACACCTATGTCCGTGTCCGTGTCCATGCTTCATTAGGCCATGATTATAGTTATTCCACTATCTGACCTTGATAGCGAAAAGAGTCATGGTAGAAAAAGGGTTGAGTAAGATTCTGCAGCAATAAGAATATTTTTCAAGGGATACTTCCTCTATGGATGAGTGACCAAAATATTTCAACTTCCTCGGTGCTTGTTCTAGCAAAATTtttaacaccccccccccccacaccccagcccaaaaaccaaaaaaaaaaaagagcactaaagcagaaaaaaaattaaacaaaagaaACTAGTTAATAAAAAGAGCAGATAAAAAAACCACATAAAAATCTTAATATTCCTCAACAATTTATAACATGCAAGCCAGTAACACTTGCTGTATACCTTTACATCCGAAGAAAAATTTGTAACAGGTTTCTTGTAGCCTGCTTTCTGGAGATGGAAATTCATCCATTTCAATAAGACCTTCTCAGGGGCTAAGCCCATAAGCTCCTCAACATCCTGCCAAATTCAACAATGTGTTATGAAGTGCATTACCTTCTTTTTGTCAGACAAAAAATATAAAACTTCTCCCAATCTTAGCTTTCTTGAAATATCTAAATTATGGTTGTCAATTATTTCACCTTGCTATCATCCACTAATTCCACAAGCTGTGGCGTCTTCTTGAGGTTAAGATCTGCTAACAGTTGGATCTGAAGTTCCGACAATAAGTTTACATtaaaaagtttttcaagaaaggaagaaaaaggcATAAATAATCAATTTCCATAACCAGAAGTTCCATGTCACTGTGGATATGAAGGTCAAATTCCCCTTTGCATCACATTTGGGATAATTAAGCATAAAAGATACATTCAAAATTGTTAGCAAGTATAAATTTCAGATGCTGACCTTTATAATTTGAGAAATCAACCCAAGTATCAAATGGGGCTGCAAAATAAACAGGTTAAACCAATAAATCAGAACACGAGAACATATCAACATATTCATATGCACAGTTGAACTCGCCAAACTTACTCTTCCTTCAACCAAGTCTTGCGTGCCAATGTTAACCACTGTGCAGCCAATAGCCTTGGCAGAGTTGAGACAAAGGGTATGGTTCTCATTCCTCTCCCATGGGTTGAGGACCCGTTTTGTGTTAATAGCTCGTTCATCTATTGTCCCCGGCACAGCAACATTGATAAGCTTACTGCATCAAGTGATGAAAAACACCAAAAGCACAAAAAATCAGCCCACGTCAGCATAACAAAGAAGAGCAATATACAAGCAAACCGAGCTTAAATACCATAAGAGAACTCCATCTTTTGCAAGGTCAAATATATCATTTGTCGCTGGATCTAAAGGAAGATATTTCTTTAAAAATGGGTCATCCCCAAGATAGCTATTGATGTGAGCAACATAAGATTCCTTCTCTGATTCACTAATAGTATGAAGAAGAGTTGTTGTGGTTGCCTTAAGGAATGAAGAAGAACTTCCCGAGCAACCCAATTTTGCAGTAGCTCGAGATTGGAAGTTCAAAAATGCCTGTCCATATATGCAATTAATAAAATGTTGACTCTAAAGAAAGCAAATCCAAAGCCTAATAATTCCAAATTCAATTATTAAGCAGTTGATCAATATGTAATCTTCATAAATCTAGCTCCACTATAAGTGAATAAAAATATTCCAATTACAACTTTAAATCTTCCTTGAAATGCCAGGCTATTTTGCTCATCTAATGGACAAAGAAGAAAACTTCGAAGAACGCAAAGGAAGCCCCACACAATGTCTCACCTTGAGGAAGGCTTCAAAATCAATTTCATCATTCATATGGAAACCCATCTCTTCCAAGATATTACCAATCTCCTCCTCAGGAAACATCTCCCGCAAAGCTTTCAGTTTGGCCATTAAAGGTGGCAAGTCTCTGACAGTAACTTTACCTTTTTGATTCTTTATTGCAACAAACTAAAACACGAAAAGAACCCAATTCACTATTCAATCCACAGCCATTAAAGCTTTCAAAGAACTCCTAAATCAAGTTTAATTGCAGAATTCAGCAAGAATCCATAAATCGGGTGAGAACATTTACTTTGGATTTGAGACTCCGAAGTTCAACCTGAGTGAACTGGCTTTGAAGCCATTGATCAGAAACAAGAACACCAACAAAACTCGACATCTTCACCGCGCTTCAGCGAGTGACACTCCAAAATATCTTCCCCAAAATTCCCCGACGTGACAAAAACCAGGCGAGAATCTTTAAAGAAAAAACTTactaaaaatacaaaaacaaaatccAGAAAGACTTGTGTACACAAATGAATAACAACCCTCTAACCACATAAGCAGGAGGCTTATCTTGCATGAATCTCCAATCTCTCCCACTCTGCCCTGCCGAAGTATAAACATAATAAGATAAGAAGAATGTAAGAGAGAATACGTATTGTGCTGTGGCTGTTCACGAACAAGAGATGAAATAATCGATATCCATGTGAGAAAACGACGAATAGAGAGGACCCAGAAGTTCATACCAATTAGAAAATCAGAGATTTATGCTGTATTGAAGGGGTTTGACTGTTCGTCAGACGTTCAATTGCAGTAAAGCCgatggtgagagagagagagacaaagacaGAGAGGATCAATTTTTCTTCGTGGACGGGCAAAGGCGGAAGCAAAATAAGGAACTCACCCATTTTGCCTGCGGCTCGTGGACAGCCAAGAGCGTACTGTCCGAGGGACCCATTTTGATTGCCCGGCAAAAATATTAGGGACCCATTCGGTAAGTATTGTTAGCCTGCTGTCGGCTCCATGTTAAGCCTATGGACTAGCACTGGATTGCCAATCTATTTTCAAGTCAGGTGTGATAAACTAAGTTATGaattgaaatttttatgaatcaaaCAAGGCATAGTACAATTTTGCAACTCATCTAAATTTCtagaaatttaaattcaagtttCAATTTTCACTCTCTAAACACATGGAGTAAATGAAAGCTCCTGAGATTGGATTTATTATTttggaactttttttttttttttttttatgaaagaaAGAAATCCATGGGAGTTTCAaggacattttttatttttataattaaattattttgttaaacTACTTATGCATTAGTAGTTTGAAgttttataattaatttaatcTACTTAATTTGATCGtaacttttaattttctttttttatgtgATCTCTCTTATACATGAGAAAAAATGTTTAGGTTATATAAATATCGATTTATGTGTTTTATTTCTTTGCAAGcaattaaaaacaaaacaaaatcacATTAAATAAAGTCAATAACTTTAAAACAAAGTAAAGAACAACCGAGCCACAAAGGAAACAAAAAGTTAATGGGTTAGCCGACCTATGAATCTTTTTTTATATAACATTTATATCCATAGAGAAGCTATTTTTCCATTTTTGTCAAACTTGGttgatttagagagagagagagagggagaacaAATTCTTAGACATAAACTTGTGAATTATTACTAATATGGTACAACTTTAGTGGAGGAGAGATAGTACCACATATATAGGGTATTAGGCTTGTTTGGCTTTAAATTACTTGTTTAAATTGCTTGTTGTGGAA
It encodes the following:
- the LOC131165124 gene encoding fimbrin-1-like isoform X2, whose amino-acid sequence is MSSFVGVLVSDQWLQSQFTQVELRSLKSKFVAIKNQKGKVTVRDLPPLMAKLKALREMFPEEEIGNILEEMGFHMNDEIDFEAFLKAFLNFQSRATAKLGCSGSSSSFLKATTTTLLHTISESEKESYVAHINSYLGDDPFLKKYLPLDPATNDIFDLAKDGVLLCKLINVAVPGTIDERAINTKRVLNPWERNENHTLCLNSAKAIGCTVVNIGTQDLVEGRPHLILGLISQIIKIQLLADLNLKKTPQLVELVDDSKDVEELMGLAPEKVLLKWMNFHLQKAGYKKPVTNFSSDVKDGEAYAYLLNVLAPEHCSPSTLDTKDAAERAKLVLEHAERMNCKRYLTPKDIVEGSTNLNLGFVAQIFHHRNGLSTDSKKISFAEMMTDDVLISREERCFRLWINSLGIATYVNNLFEDVRNGWILLEVLDKVFPGSVNWKLASRPPIKMPFRKVENCNQVIKIGKQLKFSLVNVAGNDIVQGNKKLILAFLWQLMRFNMLQLLKNLRFHSHGREITDADILNWANNKVKSTGRTSQMESFKDKNLSNGIFFLELLSAVEPRVVNWNLVTKGESEDEKKLNATYIISVARKLGCSIFLLPEDIMEVNQKMILTLAASVMYWSLQQPAEESATSPSPVNTNTSAATTPDASPAPSINGEDENSLGGEVSTTTSIDGEDEGSLVGEISTPSINGIPATNEPFGSPSATPNLRISVLGPQVSLIKVFRITGISVLMSGA
- the LOC131165124 gene encoding fimbrin-1-like isoform X3, producing the protein MSSFVGVLVSDQWLQSQFTQVELRSLKSKFVAIKNQKGKVTVRDLPPLMAKLKALREMFPEEEIGNILEEMGFHMNDEIDFEAFLKAFLNFQSRATAKLGCSGSSSSFLKATTTTLLHTISESEKESYVAHINSYLGDDPFLKKYLPLDPATNDIFDLAKDGVLLCKLINVAVPGTIDERAINTKRVLNPWERNENHTLCLNSAKAIGCTVVNIGTQDLVEGRPHLILGLISQIIKIQLLADLNLKKTPQLVELVDDSKDVEELMGLAPEKVLLKWMNFHLQKAGYKKPVTNFSSDVKDGEAYAYLLNVLAPEHCSPSTLDTKDAAERAKLVLEHAERMNCKRYLTPKDIVEGSTNLNLGFVAQIFHHRNGLSTDSKKISFAEMMTDDVLISREERCFRLWINSLGIATYVNNLFEDVRNGWILLEVLDKVFPGSVNWKLASRPPIKMPFRKVENCNQVIKIGKQLKFSLVNVAGNDIVQGNKKLILAFLWQLMRFNMLQLLKNLRFHSHGREITDADILNWANNKVKSTGRTSQMESFKDKNLSNGIFFLELLSAVEPRVVNWNLVTKGESEDEKKLNATYIISVARKLGCSIFLLPEDIMEVNQKMILTLAASVMYWSLQQPAEESATSPSPVNTNTSAATTPDASPAPSINGEDENSLGGEVSTTTSIDGEDEGSLVGEISTPSINGIPATNEPFGSPSATPNLRISVLGPQVSLIKID